The following coding sequences are from one Thermostaphylospora chromogena window:
- a CDS encoding DUF4180 domain-containing protein, with the protein MLETGAEQVLFCAADGPKVDGEHAANDLIGQAWERQATTVVVPAERLDESFFRLRTGVAGAIIQKFVNYRLRLVVLGDISPHLERSSALRAFVAEADRGDQLWFVADADELAARLEQARASSPRP; encoded by the coding sequence GTGCTTGAGACCGGCGCGGAGCAGGTGCTCTTCTGCGCGGCGGACGGGCCGAAGGTGGACGGCGAGCACGCCGCCAACGACCTGATCGGACAGGCGTGGGAACGGCAGGCCACCACCGTCGTCGTCCCCGCGGAGCGCCTGGACGAGTCGTTCTTCCGGCTGCGCACCGGCGTCGCCGGGGCGATCATCCAGAAGTTCGTCAACTACCGGCTGCGGCTCGTCGTTCTGGGGGACATCTCCCCCCATCTGGAACGCAGTTCCGCCCTGCGCGCCTTCGTCGCCGAGGCCGACCGCGGCGACCAGCTCTGGTTCGTGGCGGACGCCGACGAGCTGGCCGCACGCCTGGAACAGGCGCGCGCATCCTCACCGCGTCCCTAG
- a CDS encoding CE1759 family FMN reductase — protein sequence MDPLQIAAVSGGLNRPSSTRLLADRLTEAVRREFADEREVEVAVVELRELAVDIAHNLVTGFPGPKLRAALDTVTGADALVAVTPIFAASYSGLFKSFFDVVEPGALTGMPVLIAATGGTRRHSLALEHAMRPLFAHLRTLVAPTAVFAAPEDWGDGADDADLPARIARAAGELAMLVRHRPPSARPTGDPADGLVPFEEYLSDLRRS from the coding sequence ATGGACCCTTTGCAGATCGCCGCAGTGTCGGGTGGCCTGAACCGCCCCTCCTCGACCCGGCTGCTCGCCGACCGCCTCACCGAGGCCGTCCGCCGCGAGTTCGCCGACGAGCGGGAGGTCGAGGTGGCGGTGGTCGAGCTGCGCGAGCTGGCCGTGGACATCGCCCACAACCTCGTGACCGGCTTTCCCGGTCCGAAGCTGCGCGCCGCCCTCGACACGGTGACCGGCGCGGACGCCCTCGTCGCGGTGACGCCCATCTTCGCCGCCTCCTACAGCGGCCTGTTCAAGTCGTTCTTCGACGTGGTCGAGCCCGGGGCGCTGACCGGCATGCCGGTGCTCATCGCCGCGACCGGCGGCACGCGCCGCCACTCGCTCGCCCTGGAGCACGCCATGCGCCCGCTCTTCGCCCACCTGCGCACGCTCGTGGCGCCCACGGCCGTGTTCGCCGCTCCGGAGGACTGGGGGGACGGCGCCGACGACGCCGACCTGCCCGCCCGCATCGCCCGCGCGGCCGGGGAGCTCGCCATGCTCGTCCGCCACCGTCCGCCGTCCGCCCGCCCCACCGGCGACCCCGCCGACGGCCTGGTCCCCTTCGAGGAGTACCTCTCCGACCTTCGCCGCTCCTGA
- a CDS encoding citryl-CoA lyase has translation MSDELRFPTGIGDSDADHITVLGKDLAGELMGRVGFGELAFWLVAGRRPTPGETRVFEAVLVALADHGFTPTAIAARLTYLSAPDSVQGALAAGLLGGGSRFLGVTEDCGRFLADAIAAHDGPPPADDAGWDALALAAVTAARRERRLIPGLGHPVHKVEDPRTPVLLRIAEEEGLRGPHLRLFEAIGRVHPQVLGRKLPLNGAGVCGAALADLGLPVDLLRGFALLARTAGLLGHLAEERRRPIGMDVYLTVDRNTAYEPDEG, from the coding sequence ATGAGCGACGAGCTGCGTTTCCCGACCGGTATCGGCGACTCCGACGCCGACCACATCACCGTCCTCGGCAAGGACCTCGCCGGGGAGCTGATGGGCCGGGTCGGGTTCGGCGAGCTGGCGTTCTGGCTGGTCGCCGGCAGACGGCCGACGCCGGGCGAGACCCGTGTCTTCGAAGCCGTCCTGGTCGCGCTCGCCGACCACGGCTTCACCCCCACGGCGATCGCGGCCCGGCTCACCTACCTCAGCGCTCCGGACTCGGTGCAGGGCGCGCTCGCGGCCGGGCTGCTCGGCGGCGGGTCGCGCTTCCTCGGCGTCACCGAGGACTGCGGGCGCTTCCTCGCCGACGCCATCGCCGCCCACGACGGGCCGCCCCCCGCCGACGACGCGGGATGGGACGCGCTGGCCCTCGCCGCGGTGACCGCGGCCCGGCGCGAGCGCAGGCTGATCCCCGGTCTCGGCCACCCCGTGCACAAGGTCGAGGATCCTCGCACGCCGGTGCTGCTGCGCATCGCCGAGGAGGAGGGGCTGCGCGGGCCGCACCTGCGGCTGTTCGAGGCGATCGGCCGGGTGCATCCGCAGGTGCTCGGCAGGAAGCTGCCGCTGAACGGGGCGGGCGTGTGCGGGGCCGCACTGGCCGACCTCGGGCTGCCGGTCGACCTGCTGCGCGGCTTCGCGCTGCTGGCCCGCACCGCCGGGCTCCTGGGCCACCTCGCCGAGGAGCGCCGCCGCCCGATCGGCATGGACGTCTACCTCACGGTGGACCGCAACACGGCTTACGAACCCGACGAAGGCTGA
- a CDS encoding extradiol ring-cleavage dioxygenase, with translation MATLAAVIASTHHPFYYRASTAPPEERPPFADEWVAKITAFRETLTRAEPDVLVMVGSDHFHQLWLDNMPQFLVGKAPFYDANFYNEEREFGLPRMLLKGDEDLSAHLLRNGLDMGFDLAFSNELRIDHSITCPIITLRPEADLPIVPVYTNIFAPPLPRPERFVELGRAIRRMVESWESDLRVAVIGTGHLSLELGGPRQFGEHGPDPEFDRRAVEWIANGDIEGCLAEVTLDSLWEPGNATHGFMDFMLMMGVAGDGAKADYVDTLDLFHTMEAYFTWYPGGGPA, from the coding sequence ATGGCAACGCTGGCCGCGGTCATCGCGTCCACCCACCATCCGTTCTACTACCGGGCCAGCACGGCTCCGCCGGAAGAACGCCCTCCGTTCGCCGACGAATGGGTCGCCAAGATCACCGCATTCCGGGAGACGCTCACCCGGGCCGAACCGGACGTGCTGGTGATGGTCGGCTCCGACCACTTCCACCAGCTCTGGCTGGACAACATGCCGCAGTTCCTCGTCGGCAAGGCGCCGTTCTACGACGCCAACTTCTACAACGAGGAGCGCGAGTTCGGCCTGCCCCGGATGCTGCTCAAGGGCGACGAGGACCTGTCGGCCCACCTGCTGCGCAACGGCCTGGACATGGGCTTCGACCTGGCCTTCAGCAACGAGCTGCGGATCGACCACAGCATCACCTGCCCGATCATCACGCTGCGCCCCGAGGCCGACCTGCCGATCGTCCCGGTCTACACCAACATCTTCGCCCCGCCGCTGCCCCGCCCCGAACGCTTCGTCGAGCTGGGCCGGGCGATCCGCCGGATGGTGGAGTCCTGGGAGTCCGATCTGCGGGTCGCGGTGATCGGCACCGGTCACCTGTCCCTGGAGCTGGGCGGTCCGCGGCAGTTCGGCGAGCACGGCCCCGACCCCGAGTTCGACCGCAGGGCCGTGGAGTGGATCGCCAACGGCGACATCGAGGGCTGCCTGGCGGAGGTGACGCTGGACAGCCTGTGGGAGCCGGGCAACGCCACGCACGGGTTCATGGACTTCATGCTCATGATGGGCGTGGCGGGCGACGGCGCGAAGGCCGACTACGTCGACACCCTCGACCTGTTCCACACCATGGAGGCCTACTTCACCTGGTACCCCGGCGGAGGCCCGGCATGA
- a CDS encoding glycoside hydrolase family 95 protein, translated as MPEETRLWYDRPAREWLEALPVGNGRLGAMVFGDLAQERIALNIDTLWSGGPRGHGVRQGPATLAEVRRLLLEEGDRAAAGDVSRRLQGPDTECYQPLADLLLTLSTASASDDPAPGRGSAPAGDAPPGAAPTAAESRPGGVPSAAGPGTDGAAGYRRELDLVRGVATARAPGGPVVRVFASAPDGVIVVRIAAGEGRTVDVRARLVTPHAGARTDAPAAGVLALTARAPAHAAPPHSAEAEPLVYRDDAGMLLAVAVAVLPSGGGSVAVADGAATVTGASEVTLLVAAETSFRGWDAEPEGDRAELTGRCLDTLAAAVRHGPDALTARHEHDHRALFGRVALEVDGPPDPRPTDERVAAARAGAPDPGLAALMFAYGRYLLMASSRPGTQPANLQGIWNADVRPDWSCDLTTNINLPMNYWAAETTNLPECHLPVADLVAELAVSGARTARTLYGCRGWTAHHNVDIWRTSWPVQGDPMWAMWPMGGLWLVRHLFDHAEFAGDAKFMAERVLPALRGAAEFVLDYLVEDGRGRLVTCPSTSPENTYLDPAGREVSVDTMTTMDVWLVRDLFRMVLRAEGTDTAFRERIETALARLPQPAVGPDGRLQEWSEPFTEVDPGHRHLSHLYGLYPGDEIDVDDTPRWAAAARASLTRRLAAGTGGTGWSRVWTICLWARLGDGERAGEGMAALLREHVAPNLFDLHPPRIFQIDGNLGFPAAVAETLLQSHGGRIRLLPALPPFWPSGRVRGLRARGPVLVDLEWRDGRLVAATLTARDDRTVTLAYPPGVTGPGRLRLRAGVPERLSFSG; from the coding sequence ATGCCCGAGGAGACACGCCTGTGGTACGACCGGCCCGCCCGCGAGTGGCTGGAGGCGCTGCCGGTGGGGAACGGCCGGCTCGGCGCGATGGTCTTCGGCGACCTCGCGCAGGAGCGGATCGCCCTGAACATCGACACCCTGTGGTCCGGGGGGCCGCGCGGCCACGGGGTGCGGCAGGGGCCCGCCACGCTCGCCGAGGTGCGCCGTCTCCTCCTGGAGGAGGGGGACAGGGCGGCGGCCGGCGACGTCTCCCGCCGGCTCCAGGGACCGGACACCGAGTGCTATCAGCCCCTCGCCGACCTCCTCCTCACCCTGTCCACCGCATCCGCCTCCGACGACCCCGCTCCGGGCCGGGGGAGCGCCCCCGCCGGGGACGCCCCGCCCGGCGCCGCCCCCACGGCCGCGGAGAGCCGGCCGGGCGGCGTCCCCTCCGCAGCCGGTCCCGGGACGGACGGCGCGGCCGGATACCGGCGCGAGCTGGATCTCGTCCGAGGGGTGGCCACGGCGCGCGCGCCGGGCGGACCGGTCGTCCGGGTCTTCGCCTCCGCGCCCGACGGGGTGATCGTCGTGCGGATCGCGGCGGGGGAGGGGCGGACCGTGGACGTGCGCGCCCGGCTGGTCACCCCGCACGCCGGAGCACGCACCGACGCACCCGCGGCGGGCGTCCTGGCCCTGACCGCCCGCGCCCCCGCGCACGCCGCGCCGCCGCACTCGGCCGAGGCCGAACCCCTCGTCTACCGGGACGACGCCGGGATGCTGCTGGCCGTCGCGGTCGCCGTGCTGCCCTCGGGCGGCGGCTCGGTCGCCGTCGCGGACGGCGCCGCCACCGTCACCGGGGCGAGCGAGGTGACCCTGCTCGTCGCCGCCGAGACGTCGTTCCGCGGCTGGGACGCCGAGCCGGAGGGCGACCGCGCCGAGCTGACCGGCCGCTGCCTGGACACGCTGGCCGCGGCCGTCCGGCACGGCCCGGACGCGCTGACGGCGCGGCACGAGCACGACCACCGCGCGCTGTTCGGCCGCGTCGCCCTGGAGGTCGACGGCCCGCCGGACCCGCGCCCCACCGACGAGCGGGTGGCCGCGGCCCGCGCGGGCGCGCCGGATCCCGGCCTGGCCGCGCTGATGTTCGCCTACGGCCGCTATCTGCTGATGGCCTCCTCCCGTCCCGGCACCCAGCCCGCCAACCTGCAGGGGATCTGGAACGCCGACGTGCGCCCGGACTGGAGCTGCGACCTGACCACGAACATCAACCTGCCGATGAACTACTGGGCGGCCGAGACGACGAACCTGCCCGAATGCCACCTGCCGGTCGCCGACCTGGTGGCGGAGCTGGCCGTCTCCGGCGCCCGCACGGCACGCACCCTGTACGGCTGCCGCGGCTGGACCGCCCACCACAACGTGGACATCTGGCGGACGAGCTGGCCGGTGCAGGGCGACCCGATGTGGGCCATGTGGCCGATGGGCGGCCTGTGGCTGGTGCGTCACCTGTTCGACCACGCGGAGTTCGCCGGGGACGCGAAGTTCATGGCGGAGCGGGTGCTGCCCGCGCTGCGCGGCGCGGCGGAGTTCGTGCTCGACTACCTCGTCGAGGACGGCCGCGGCCGTCTGGTCACCTGCCCGTCGACCTCCCCGGAGAACACCTATCTCGACCCGGCCGGGCGGGAGGTGTCGGTGGACACCATGACGACGATGGACGTCTGGCTGGTGCGCGATCTGTTCCGCATGGTGCTCCGGGCGGAGGGGACCGACACGGCGTTCCGCGAGCGGATCGAGACGGCGCTGGCGCGTCTGCCGCAGCCCGCCGTCGGACCGGACGGCCGCCTGCAGGAGTGGTCGGAGCCGTTCACCGAGGTCGATCCCGGCCACCGCCACCTGTCCCACCTGTACGGCCTGTATCCGGGGGACGAGATCGACGTCGACGACACCCCGCGCTGGGCGGCGGCCGCCCGCGCGTCCCTGACGCGGCGGCTGGCGGCCGGGACGGGCGGCACCGGCTGGAGCCGGGTGTGGACGATCTGCCTGTGGGCACGGCTGGGCGACGGCGAGCGGGCAGGGGAGGGCATGGCCGCCCTGCTGCGCGAGCACGTCGCGCCCAACCTGTTCGACCTGCACCCGCCGCGTATCTTCCAGATCGACGGCAACCTGGGTTTCCCCGCGGCCGTCGCCGAGACGCTGCTGCAGAGCCACGGCGGCCGGATCCGGCTCCTGCCCGCGCTCCCGCCGTTCTGGCCGTCGGGAAGGGTGCGCGGGCTGCGGGCGCGCGGGCCGGTGCTGGTCGACCTGGAGTGGCGGGACGGCCGGCTCGTCGCCGCTACCCTCACCGCCCGCGACGACCGCACCGTCACCCTCGCCTACCCGCCCGGCGTCACCGGTCCCGGCCGTCTCCGCCTGCGCGCGGGCGTCCCGGAACGCCTCTCCTTCTCCGGCTGA
- a CDS encoding trans-sulfuration enzyme family protein yields MSARNDWHPDTRTVHTPVPDLAGSRPLGVPIHQNHLFAFDDSDAMADSFAEPGGPYVYGRMGNPTVHALEQAVADLEGGVGGIATGSGMGAINAVLLSLLRSGDHVIAQRCLYGATMTMLKILAERWGVEVTYISGEDPAEVSAALRPNTRVLYMETITNPTVRVADLPAHFAVAKKAGVVCVVDNTYASPTLCRPIEHGADVVVHSITKYISGHGDVLGGIAVFADGEMRHKVWEFANELGPNADPFAAWLTIRGLQTLPLRVRRHCDNALSLATRLSGHPAVSSVAYPGLAGHPDHKVAARLLDGGYGGVLSFELTGGREAGRRFCSALRLISVAASLGSTRTLALHPASTSHRQLDDAQLAAADISPGLIRVAVGIEDPEDLWRDLAQALDAAG; encoded by the coding sequence ATGAGCGCGCGAAACGACTGGCATCCCGACACCCGGACCGTCCACACGCCCGTCCCCGACCTGGCGGGCAGCAGGCCGCTGGGCGTGCCGATCCACCAGAACCACCTGTTCGCCTTCGACGACTCCGACGCGATGGCGGACTCCTTCGCCGAACCCGGCGGCCCCTACGTCTACGGCCGCATGGGCAACCCCACCGTCCACGCGCTGGAGCAGGCGGTCGCCGACCTGGAGGGCGGCGTGGGCGGCATCGCGACCGGCTCCGGCATGGGCGCGATCAACGCCGTGCTGCTGTCGCTGCTGCGCTCCGGCGACCACGTCATCGCCCAGCGCTGCCTGTACGGCGCGACGATGACGATGCTGAAGATCCTCGCCGAACGGTGGGGCGTGGAGGTCACCTACATCTCCGGAGAGGACCCCGCGGAGGTGAGCGCCGCCCTGCGCCCGAACACCCGCGTGCTCTACATGGAGACGATCACCAATCCGACCGTCCGGGTGGCCGACCTGCCCGCGCACTTCGCCGTCGCCAAGAAGGCCGGGGTGGTCTGCGTCGTCGACAACACCTACGCCAGCCCGACGCTGTGCCGTCCCATCGAACACGGCGCCGACGTGGTGGTGCACTCGATCACCAAGTACATCAGCGGCCACGGCGACGTGCTCGGCGGGATCGCGGTGTTCGCCGACGGGGAGATGCGGCACAAGGTGTGGGAGTTCGCCAACGAGCTCGGGCCGAACGCCGACCCGTTCGCCGCATGGCTGACCATACGCGGCCTGCAGACCCTCCCGCTGCGGGTGCGACGCCACTGCGACAACGCCCTGTCGTTGGCCACCCGGCTGTCCGGTCACCCCGCGGTGTCCTCGGTGGCCTACCCGGGCCTGGCCGGCCACCCCGACCACAAGGTCGCCGCCCGGCTGCTCGACGGCGGCTACGGCGGAGTGCTCTCCTTCGAGCTGACCGGCGGGCGGGAGGCGGGCCGCCGGTTCTGCTCCGCGCTCCGGCTGATCTCGGTCGCCGCGTCCCTCGGCAGCACCAGGACGCTCGCCCTGCACCCGGCGAGCACCTCCCACCGCCAGCTCGACGACGCCCAGCTCGCCGCGGCGGACATCAGCCCCGGCCTCATCCGCGTCGCCGTGGGCATCGAGGACCCCGAGGACCTGTGGCGCGACCTCGCCCAGGCGCTCGACGCCGCCGGGTGA
- a CDS encoding quinone oxidoreductase family protein, whose translation MGDTVSAQMRAAVVYECGEPPRPGTVARPEPGPGTAVVAVRAAPITPLDVLCATGTSYFGRPAVPYVPGVSGVGVVEAAAAADPKPPQVAAGTRVWFPTTAGMRPGNGSMARLCAVPEADLIPIPDGVADDQAAALGLSAVAAWMALTWRAGLRDGERVLVLGAGGVVGQVAVQAARLLGASRVVAACRSPQAQEAARTAGADEVVELSSAEGPDRLAERLARACGGTVDVVIDPLCGVPATAAARVLGHRGRLVNLGGSAGPEAVFDSAILRSRSAALLGYTNNDITPQQRRDALTAVLDHAAAGRLGVLFDTVDLDDVAAAWAAQANGAAHRRIVVRIPGGP comes from the coding sequence ATGGGGGACACCGTGAGCGCGCAGATGCGGGCGGCGGTCGTGTACGAGTGCGGGGAGCCGCCGCGGCCCGGCACCGTGGCCCGCCCGGAGCCGGGGCCGGGCACGGCCGTCGTCGCGGTCCGCGCGGCGCCGATCACCCCGCTGGACGTGCTGTGCGCGACCGGCACGTCGTACTTCGGGCGGCCCGCCGTGCCGTACGTGCCGGGGGTCTCCGGGGTCGGCGTGGTCGAGGCCGCCGCGGCCGCAGATCCGAAGCCCCCGCAGGTCGCGGCCGGGACGCGGGTGTGGTTCCCCACCACGGCGGGGATGCGGCCGGGGAACGGCAGCATGGCCCGGCTCTGCGCCGTCCCCGAGGCCGACCTGATCCCGATCCCGGACGGTGTCGCGGACGACCAGGCCGCCGCCCTGGGGCTGTCCGCGGTCGCCGCCTGGATGGCGCTGACCTGGCGGGCGGGCCTGCGGGACGGGGAGCGGGTGCTCGTGCTCGGCGCGGGCGGCGTGGTCGGCCAGGTCGCCGTGCAGGCGGCCCGGCTGCTCGGCGCGAGCCGGGTGGTCGCCGCCTGCCGCTCACCGCAGGCGCAGGAGGCGGCCCGCACGGCGGGCGCGGACGAGGTGGTGGAGCTCTCGTCCGCCGAAGGGCCCGACCGGCTGGCCGAACGGCTGGCCCGCGCCTGCGGCGGCACCGTCGACGTGGTGATCGACCCGCTGTGCGGCGTACCCGCCACCGCCGCCGCCCGGGTGCTCGGCCACCGCGGGCGGCTGGTGAACCTGGGCGGCTCCGCCGGGCCCGAGGCGGTGTTCGATTCGGCGATCCTGCGCAGCAGGTCCGCCGCGCTGCTCGGCTACACCAACAACGACATCACCCCGCAGCAGCGGCGCGATGCGCTGACGGCGGTGCTGGACCACGCGGCGGCCGGGAGGCTGGGCGTCCTGTTCGACACCGTGGACCTGGACGACGTCGCCGCCGCCTGGGCCGCCCAGGCGAACGGCGCGGCCCACCGCCGCATCGTCGTCCGCATCCCGGGCGGCCCTTGA
- a CDS encoding CaiB/BaiF CoA transferase family protein has protein sequence MTSTTDAAGQPEPEKPPTTAPRAEEGARGPLSGLLVADFSRVLAGPYATMLLADLGAEVVKVESPSGDDTRAWRPPERDGVATYYLGVNRNKRSVSLNLKDPADLRLAHELAARADIMVENFKPGGLAGFGLDYASVSERNPAVVYASISGFGSGGGASLPGYDLIVQAVSGLMSLTGPPDGPPYRAGMSVFDILAGMHAAIGVLAALHHRNATGRGQHIEVNLLASALSGMANHTSAFLAGGTVPHRMGNAHPSLFPYEPLPTADGELIIAAGNDGQFRRLCEALGAPELIDDPRFATTPDRTANRERLRPLLVELLSKRTAAEWFRELTAAGVPCGPINTIDGGVALAEEVGLEPVVRVGEGESAVPMMRNPIWFSRTPPSYRLPPPGHDEHGEEIRAWLSAPSGRTEREEGR, from the coding sequence ATGACCTCGACCACGGACGCCGCGGGACAGCCGGAACCGGAGAAGCCGCCGACGACGGCGCCGCGGGCCGAGGAGGGCGCCCGCGGGCCGCTGTCCGGCCTGCTCGTGGCCGACTTCTCCCGGGTCCTCGCCGGGCCGTACGCCACGATGCTGCTGGCCGACCTCGGGGCCGAGGTGGTCAAGGTGGAAAGCCCGAGCGGGGACGACACCCGCGCCTGGCGGCCCCCGGAGCGCGACGGCGTGGCCACCTACTACCTGGGCGTCAACCGCAACAAGCGGTCGGTCAGCCTGAACCTGAAGGACCCCGCCGACCTGCGGCTCGCCCACGAGCTGGCCGCCCGCGCCGACATCATGGTGGAGAACTTCAAACCCGGCGGCCTGGCCGGGTTCGGCCTGGACTACGCCTCGGTCAGCGAGCGCAACCCGGCCGTGGTGTACGCCTCGATCAGCGGCTTCGGCTCCGGCGGCGGCGCCTCCCTGCCCGGCTACGACCTGATCGTGCAGGCCGTGTCCGGCCTGATGAGCCTGACCGGTCCGCCGGACGGCCCGCCGTACCGGGCGGGGATGTCGGTCTTCGACATCCTGGCCGGCATGCACGCCGCCATCGGCGTCCTGGCGGCGCTGCACCACAGGAACGCCACGGGCCGCGGCCAGCACATCGAGGTCAACCTGCTCGCCTCCGCGCTGTCCGGAATGGCCAACCACACCAGCGCGTTCCTCGCCGGCGGCACGGTGCCCCACCGCATGGGCAACGCCCATCCCAGCCTGTTCCCCTACGAGCCGCTGCCCACCGCCGACGGCGAGCTGATCATCGCGGCGGGCAACGACGGCCAGTTCCGCCGCCTGTGCGAGGCGCTCGGCGCGCCGGAGCTGATCGACGATCCGCGCTTCGCCACCACGCCCGACCGCACCGCCAACCGCGAGCGGCTGCGCCCGCTGCTGGTGGAGCTGCTGAGCAAGCGCACCGCCGCGGAGTGGTTCCGCGAGCTGACCGCCGCCGGGGTGCCGTGCGGGCCGATCAACACGATCGACGGCGGCGTCGCCCTGGCCGAGGAGGTGGGCCTGGAGCCCGTCGTCCGGGTCGGCGAGGGCGAGTCCGCGGTGCCCATGATGCGCAACCCCATCTGGTTCTCCCGCACGCCGCCCAGCTATCGTCTGCCTCCCCCCGGGCACGACGAGCACGGCGAGGAGATCCGCGCGTGGTTGTCGGCCCCCTCCGGACGGACCGAGCGAGAGGAAGGACGATGA
- a CDS encoding LLM class flavin-dependent oxidoreductase yields MQFGIFSVGDVTTDPTNGRTPTEHERIKAMVAIALKAEEVGLDVFATGEHHNPPFVPSSPTTLLGYIAARTERIILSTATTLITTNDPVKIAEDYAMLQHLADGRVDLMLGRGNTAPVYPWFGQDIRMGIPLAIENYALLHRLWREDVVDWQGRFRTPLSGFTSTPRPLDGVPPFVWHGSIRSPEIAEQAAYYGDGFFANNIFWPKEHFQRLIGLYRERFAHYGHGAPEEAIVGLGGQVFMRPNSQDAVREFRPYFDNAPVYGHGPSLEEFMEQTPLTVGSPQQVIDRTLAFREYFGDYQRQLFLMDHAGLPLEVVLEQIEILGTEVVPVLRKEFAIGRPANVPDAPTHASLVARRAAEREEKSAPASS; encoded by the coding sequence ATGCAGTTCGGGATCTTCAGCGTGGGCGACGTCACCACCGACCCCACCAACGGCCGCACGCCCACCGAGCACGAGCGGATCAAGGCCATGGTCGCCATCGCGCTCAAGGCCGAGGAGGTCGGCCTGGACGTCTTCGCCACCGGCGAGCACCACAACCCGCCGTTCGTGCCGTCCTCCCCCACCACCCTGCTCGGCTACATCGCCGCCCGCACCGAACGCATCATCCTCTCCACCGCCACCACGCTGATCACCACCAACGACCCGGTGAAGATCGCCGAGGACTACGCCATGCTCCAGCACCTCGCCGACGGACGGGTGGACCTGATGCTGGGACGCGGCAACACCGCCCCCGTCTACCCGTGGTTCGGCCAGGACATCCGCATGGGCATCCCGCTGGCCATCGAGAACTACGCGCTGCTGCACCGGCTGTGGCGGGAGGACGTCGTGGACTGGCAGGGGCGCTTCCGCACCCCGCTGTCCGGCTTCACCTCCACCCCGCGCCCGCTGGACGGCGTCCCGCCGTTCGTCTGGCACGGCTCGATCCGCAGCCCGGAGATCGCCGAGCAGGCCGCCTACTACGGCGACGGGTTCTTCGCCAACAACATCTTCTGGCCCAAGGAGCACTTCCAGCGGTTGATCGGCCTCTACCGGGAGCGTTTCGCCCACTACGGGCACGGCGCGCCCGAGGAGGCCATCGTCGGGCTGGGCGGCCAGGTTTTCATGCGCCCCAACTCCCAGGACGCGGTGCGCGAGTTCCGTCCCTACTTCGACAACGCCCCCGTGTACGGCCACGGCCCCTCCCTGGAGGAGTTCATGGAGCAGACGCCGCTCACGGTGGGCAGCCCGCAGCAGGTCATCGACCGGACGCTCGCCTTCCGCGAATACTTCGGCGACTACCAGCGGCAGCTGTTCCTCATGGACCACGCCGGACTGCCGCTGGAGGTGGTGCTGGAGCAGATCGAGATCCTCGGCACGGAGGTGGTGCCCGTACTGCGCAAGGAGTTCGCCATCGGACGGCCGGCCAACGTGCCGGACGCGCCCACGCACGCGTCGCTGGTGGCCCGCCGTGCGGCCGAGCGGGAGGAGAAGTCCGCCCCCGCGTCCTCGTGA